From the genome of Nicotiana sylvestris chromosome 2, ASM39365v2, whole genome shotgun sequence, one region includes:
- the LOC104216763 gene encoding signal recognition particle 43 kDa protein, chloroplastic, with translation MDALFVNSSLSRLKLKFSPQFPPTFSHQPFICLKKLGNKNNLSVFATLQNQQQQAVEAAEDEEPVLFEDYDEDETYGEVNKIIGSRAIERGKGMEYLIEWKDEHAPTWVPSDYIAKDVVAEYETPWWNAAKKADESALRELLETDDDRDVDAVDEDGRTALLFVSGLGSEPCVKLLAEAGADVDYRDRNGGLTALHMAAGYVKPGVAKLLIDLGADPEVEDYRGQTPLSLARMILNQTPKGNPMQFARRLGLENVVRILEDAIFEYATVEEILEKRGKGENVEYLVKWKDGEDNEWVKAWLISEDLVRDFEAGLEYAVADCILEKREGEDGKGEYLVKWTDIEEATWEPEENVDPLLIEDFEKSQQNVRLDAFTS, from the exons ATGGATGCTCTCTTCGTCAATTCCTCTCTCTCCCGCCTCAAACTCAAATTCTCCCCTCAATTCCCTCCCACCTTCTCTCATCAACCTTTTATCTGTCTAAAGAAACTCGGCAATAAGAACAATTTATCAGTATTTGCTACGCTTCAGAACCAGCAGCAACAAGCAGTCGAAGCAGCAGAAGACGAAGAACCGGTACTGTTTGAAGATTACGATGAGGATGAAACGTACGGAGAAGTTAACAAAATTATCGGCAGTCGAGCAATTGAACGTGGGAAAGGAATGGAGTACTTGATAGAGTGGAAAGACGAACATGCCCCAACGTGGGTCCCCTCTGATTACATTGCTAAAGATGTTGTGGCCGAGTACGAAACTCCTTGGTGGAATGCGGCTAAAAAGGCCGACGAATCCGCTCTTAGGGAACTCCTAGAAACTGACGACGACAGAGATGTGGACGCAGTAGATGAGGATGGACGTACGGCTTTGCTCTTTGTCTCGGGTCTGGGGTCCGAGCCGTGTGTCAAGCTGCTAGCTGAAGCCGGCGCTGACGTGGACTATCGCGATAGGAATGGCGGCTTGACTGCTCTGCATATGGCAGCCGGCTATGTTAAGCCGGGTGTCGCCAAGCTGTTAATTGACCTCGGGGCAGACCCCGAGGTCGAGGATTATAGAGGACAAACGCCTCTGAGCTTGGCGAGGATGATTTTGAATCAAACGCCTAAAGGAAATCCAATGCAATTCGCGAGGAGATTGGGGTTAGAGAATGTGGTTAGGATTTTGGAGGATGCGATTTTCGAGTATGCAACAGTGGAGGAAATATTGGAGAAGAGAGGGAAAGGCGAAAATGTGGAGTATTTAGTGAAGTGGAAGGATGGGGAGGATAACGAATGGGTCAAAGCATGGCTGATATCTGAAGATTTGGTGAGGGATTTTGAGGCTGGTTTGGAATATGCAGTAGCAGATTGTATTCTTGAGAAGAGAGAAGGTGAGGATGGGAAGGGAGAATACTTGGTTAAATGGACTGATATTGAGGAAGCTACGTGGGAACCCGAAGAAAATGTTGACCCCCTTCTTAtagaagattttgaaaagagTCAACAGAATGTA AGGTTGGATGCTTTTACTTCTTGA
- the LOC104216844 gene encoding ABC transporter B family member 15-like, producing MSTTTKSKAMIQKKSYGSFVSIFMHADRADILLMFLGFFGAVCDGFSMPIMLIVTSKLMNNLGDADTSNSDNFTHHINENALVLVFLACGQWVACFLEGFCWTRTGERQASRLRIRYLKAVLRQDVGYFDLHVASTADVITSVSSDSLVIQDCISEKVPVFLMNVAAFIGSYVVGFLMLWRLALVGFPFVIFLVIPGLMYGRALMGIARKIRDEYGKAGTVVEQAISSVRTVYSFVGENKTIAEYSVALQGTVELGLKQGLAKGLAIGSNGIVFAIWSFMSYYGSRLVMYNGAHGGTVFAVGAAIAIGGLSLGSGLSNVKYFSEASAAGERVMEVIKRVPKIDSDNMEGQILESVTGEVEFRHVEFAYPSRPESIILKDFNLKVPTGKTVALVGGSGSGKSTVVALLQRFYEPLAGEIFVDGVAIDKLQLKWLRSQMGLVSQEPALFATTIKENILFGKEDASMEQVIEAAKASNAHNFICQLPQGYDTQVGERGVQMSGGQKQRIAIARATIKSPRILLLDEATSALDSESERVVQEALDMAAVGRTTIIIAHRLSTIRNADLIAVVQDGQIKEIGSHDDLIEEENGLYTSLVRLQQTEKPSEEFYVAPTNKSIVFAPSNLNLELASDYDIQNTSSRRLSIVNRSSSANSAAQSRRVDQNATISSTTEQVFPVPSFKRLLAMNLPEWKEATLGCIGAILFGGVQPVYAFAMGSMISVYFLPSHDVIKEKTKIYALCFLGLAFFSLIVNVLQHYNFAAMGEQLTKRVRERMLSKMLTFEIGWYDKDENSTGAVCSRLAKDANVVRSLVGDRMALLIQTISAVTIACTMGLVIAWKLALVMIAVQPLIIVCYYCKRVLLKSMSKKSIKAQEESSKLAAEAVSNLRTVTAFSSQARILQMLKKAQEGPQRESIRQSWFAGIGLGTSNSLMTCTWALDFWYGGKLMAAGEIGAKALFQTFMILVSTGRVIADAGTMTNDLAKGADAVGSVFSVLDRYSLIEPEDSEGYKPKKLIGNVELCDVDFAYPARPNVIIFKGFSIKIEAGKSTALVGQSGSGKSTIIGLIERFYDPSSGLVKIDGRDIRSYDLRSLRKHIALVSQEPTLFAGTIRQNIAYGASEEVDESEVIEAAKAANAHDFISALKDGYETWCGDRGLQLSGGQKQRIAIARAILKNPGVLLLDEATSALDSQSEKVVQDALERVMVGRTSVVVAHRLSTIQNCDTIAVLDKGKIVEKGTHSSLLAKGPSGIYYSLVSLQRTPNSSNTFIN from the exons ATGAGTACTACTACGAAGAGTAAAGCGATGATACAAAAGAAAAGCTACGGCTCTTTTGTGTCAATTTTCATGCATGCCGATAGAGCAGATATCTTGTTGATGTTTCTAGGGTTTTTTGGAGCGGTTTGCGACGGGTTTTCCATGCCGATAATGCTTATAGTTACCAGCAAACTTATGAACAATCTTGGTGATGCTGATACTTCAAACTCCGATAATTTCACGCACCACATCAATGAG AATGCTTTAGTTCTGGTTTTCCTTGCCTGTGGACAATGGGTCGCTTGTTTCTTAG AGGGATTTTGTTGGACAAGAACAGGAGAGAGGCAAGCTTCAAGGCTACGAATAAGATACTTGAAAGCAGTTCTAAGGCAAGATGTGGGCTACTTTGATCTACATGTTGCTAGCACAGCCGACGTTATAACTAGCGTCTCTAGTGACAGTCTTGTCATTCAAGACTGCATTAGTGAAAAG GTTCCAGTTTTCTTGATGAACGTAGCAGCTTTTATTGGATCATACGTGGTAGGATTCTTGATGCTATGGAGGCTGGCATTAGTAGGATTTCCCTTTGTTATTTTCCTGGTAATTCCAGGTCTCATGTATGGAAGGGCTCTAATGGGCATAGCCAGAAAAATCAGGGACGAATATGGCAAAGCTGGAACAGTTGTGGAGCAAGCAATTTCTTCTGTTAGAACAGTTTATTCCTTTGTGGGAGAAAACAAAACTATAGCAGAGTACTCTGTTGCACTACAAGGAACTGTAGAATTGGGACTAAAGCAAGGTTTAGCAAAAGGTTTGGCTATTGGAAGTAATGGCATAGTATTTGCAATTTGGTCCTTCATGTCTTATTATGGTAGCAGATTGGTCATGTATAATGGAGCACATGGTGGCACCGTCTTTGCCGTCGGCGCTGCAATTGCTATCGGCGGACT ATCACTGGGTTCTGGTTTGTCAAACGTGAAGTATTTTTCAGAAGCAAGTGCTGCTGGTGAACGAGTAATGGAAGTGATAAAAAGGGTACCAAAAATAGACTCAGATAACATGGAAGGCCAAATACTGGAAAGCGTAACAGGGGAAGTGGAATTCAGACACGTGGAATTCGCATACCCGTCGAGACCCGAAAGCATAATTTTGAAAGATTTTAATTTAAAAGTCCCAACAG GTAAAACAGTGGCATTAGTGGGAGGGAGTGGGTCGGGAAAGTCAACAGTAGTAGCATTACTACAGAGATTTTACGAACCACTTGCAGGAGAGATATTTGTGGATGGGGTCGCTATTGATAAGTTGCAGCTCAAGTGGCTAAGGTCTCAAATGGGTTTAGTAAGTCAAGAGCCAGCACTTTTTGCAACTACAATTAAGGAAAATATACTTTTTGGGAAAGAGGATGCATCTATGGAACAAGTTATTGAGGCTGCTAAAGCTTCTAATGCTCATAACTTCATCTGTCAGTTGCCTCAGGGTTATGATACCCAG GTGGGGGAGAGAGGTGTACAAATGTCAGGTGGGCAGAAGCAGAGGATAGCCATAGCAAGAGCCACAATCAAATCGCCCAGAATACTCCTCCTAGACGAGGCAACCAGTGCACTTGACTCTGAATCAGAGCGTGTTGTGCAGGAAGCTCTAGACATGGCCGCTGTTGGCCGCACCACAATCATCATAGCCCATCGTCTCTCCACTATTCGCAATGCTGACCTTATAGCCGTGGTCCAAGACGGTCAGATCAAGGAAATTGGCTCACACGATGACCTAATTGAAGAGGAAAACGGACTATACACCTCCTTAGTCCGTCTCCAACAAACTGAAAAACCAAGTGAAGAATTTTACGTTGCACCTACCAATAAAAGCATTGTCTTTGCCCCATCAAATTTAAATCTTGAATTGGCCTCTGACTATGACATACAAAATACAAGTAGCCGAAGGCTTTCGATTGTAAACCGGTCAAGTTCAGCAAACTCAGCTGCGCAAAGCCGTAGAGTGGATCAAAATGCAACAATTTCCAGTACTACAGAACAAGTATTTCCTGTACCTTCATTTAAAAGGCTGCTGGCTATGAATTTACCAGAATGGAAAGAAGCAACATTGGGATGTATAGGAGCAATATTATTTGGTGGAGTTCAACCAGTGTATGCTTTTGCAATGGGGTCAATGATTTCTGTCTATTTCTTGCCTAGTCATGATGTGATTAAGGAGAAGACTAAGATATATGCTCTGTGTTTCCTCGGGCTGGCATTCTTTTCCCTTATTGTCAATGTACTTCAGCACTATAATTTTGCAGCCATGGGAGAGCAATTGACTAAAAGGGTCAGGGAAAGGATGTTGTCCAAGATGCTTACTTTTGAAATTGGGTGGTATGACAAAGACGAGAATTCCACTGGTGCTGTTTGCTCTAGACTAGCCAAGGATGCCAATGTG GTGAGGTCTTTGGTTGGGGACAGGATGGCACTACTCATTCAAACAATCTCGGCGGTGACCATTGCTTGCACCATGGGCCTAGTTATCGCGTGGAAACTTGCATTGGTTATGATCGCAGTGCAACCTCTCATCATAGTGTGCTACTATTGCAAGAGAGTGCTATTGAAAAGCATGTCTAAGAAATCCATAAAGGCACAAGAAGAAAGCAGCAAGTTGGCAGCTGAAGCAGTTTCCAATCTCAGAACTGTAACAGCCTTCTCCTCCCAGGCCCGAATCCTTCAAATGCTCAAGAAAGCCCAAGAAGGTCCACAACGAGAAAGTATACGCCAGTCGTGGTTTGCTGGAATCGGGCTGGGAACTTCCAACAGTCTCATGACCTGTACTTGGGCTCTTGATTTCTGGTACGGTGGCAAACTCATGGCAGCAGGGGAAATTGGAGCAAAGGCACTCTTCCAAACCTTCATGATTTTAGTTAGCACTGGGCGTGTCATTGCGGATGCTGGAACAATGACTAACGACCTTGCCAAAGGTGCCGATGCAGTTGGGTCGGTCTTTTCAGTGTTGGATCGGTATTCCTTAATCGAGCCAGAGGATTCAGAAGGTTACAAGCCCAAGAAACTAATTGGCAATGTTGAGCTGTGTGATGTGGATTTCGCATACCCTGCTAGGCCCAATGTGATTATCTTCAAGGGGTTCTCAATAAAAATTGAAGCAGGAAAATCAACAGCATTGGTAGGACAAAGTGGATCAGGAAAGTCCACTATAATTGGTCTAATAGAAAGATTCTATGATCCCTCAAGTGGCTTAGTGAAAATAGATGGCCGTGACATAAGATCATACGACTTGAGATCATTGAGGAAACACATTGCACTTGTAAGTCAAGAACCAACATTATTTGCAGGAACCATAAGGCAAAACATAGCCTATGGAGCATCAGAAGAAGTGGATGAATCAGAAGTAATTGAGGCCGCGAAGGCAGCAAACGCCCACGATTTCATCTCAGCACTAAAAGATGGATATGAGACTTGGTGCGGGGACAGGGGGCTGCAGTTGTCAGGTGGCCAAAAACAGAGAATAGCGATAGCACGCGCAATACTGAAAAATCCAGGGGTGCTGTTGTTGGACGAGGCAACAAGTGCATTGGACAGTCAATCTGAGAAAGTAGTACAAGATGCACTTGAGAGAGTGATGGTTGGCCGAACAAGTGTGGTGGTGGCTCACAGGCTAAGTACTATACAGAATTGTGACACCATTGCTGTACTGGACAAAGGCAAAATTGTGGAGAAAGGGACTCACTCTTCTTTGTTAGCTAAAGGGCCTAGTGGAATTTACTACTCTCTTGTTAGCCTTCAAAGAACACCAAACTCTAGCAACACCTTCATCAATTAA